The following proteins are co-located in the Billgrantia tianxiuensis genome:
- a CDS encoding pilus assembly protein TadG-related protein, translated as MNVRNARRGRYGSPQRQRGVSIVLLAVGLFMLLAFTALAVDGGNLYVARNELHNAADAGSLAGARVLYTSDGSSVNPGANAVATDAAMANSSQNEAVEVLSALRGHWSFATRTFTPNESLDPVDLFGRTAEDLDGDPNFINAVEVVTARQQSQVEAFFGRLFGFEGYDVVARSVAYIGFAGSLRPEDVDQPIALCRQALVDPSGNYSCNVGRFIPEGDQTGGWTNFKHNSSGASNANELKSLVCGDGNPDEMRFGEDISTNNGQVQAAFSDLYDCWVEKTAKEEIWTLTLPVIDCDSGVAPSNPLIGAVTVNIVWIIDQANNIDQRAPQQMELPPEDSGGTSPGTWSHSSTSGAERWNSFVDTFNLQKPSGAPAYWSSDPQQTGWKQKSIYFLPSCSYHEPKGRSGGENFGILAQIPVLVD; from the coding sequence ATGAACGTTCGCAATGCAAGGCGCGGCCGTTACGGTTCGCCGCAGCGCCAGCGCGGGGTCTCCATCGTGCTGCTGGCCGTTGGCCTCTTCATGCTGCTGGCCTTCACTGCCCTGGCGGTGGATGGCGGTAACCTCTATGTGGCCAGAAACGAACTGCACAACGCTGCCGACGCCGGTTCCCTGGCGGGTGCCCGGGTGCTGTATACCAGCGACGGCAGTTCGGTCAATCCAGGCGCCAACGCCGTTGCCACCGACGCGGCCATGGCCAACAGCAGCCAGAACGAGGCGGTGGAGGTGCTGAGCGCGCTGCGTGGCCACTGGAGTTTTGCCACACGCACCTTCACGCCCAATGAGTCGCTCGATCCGGTCGACCTGTTCGGGCGCACCGCCGAGGACCTCGATGGGGATCCCAATTTCATCAATGCCGTAGAAGTAGTGACGGCCCGACAGCAGAGCCAGGTAGAGGCCTTCTTCGGGCGCCTCTTCGGCTTCGAGGGCTACGATGTGGTAGCGCGCTCGGTGGCCTACATCGGCTTTGCCGGTAGCCTGCGGCCGGAGGACGTCGACCAGCCCATCGCGCTGTGCCGTCAGGCGCTGGTGGACCCCTCGGGCAATTACTCCTGCAACGTTGGGCGTTTCATCCCCGAGGGCGACCAGACCGGTGGCTGGACCAATTTCAAGCACAACTCTAGCGGGGCGTCCAATGCCAACGAGCTAAAGTCACTGGTCTGTGGCGACGGCAATCCGGACGAGATGCGCTTTGGCGAGGATATTTCCACCAATAATGGCCAAGTGCAGGCGGCCTTCAGCGACCTCTATGACTGCTGGGTCGAGAAGACAGCCAAGGAAGAAATCTGGACGCTGACGCTGCCGGTGATCGATTGCGACTCGGGCGTGGCGCCGAGCAATCCGCTGATTGGTGCCGTGACCGTCAATATCGTGTGGATCATCGACCAGGCGAACAATATCGATCAGCGGGCGCCACAACAAATGGAGCTGCCGCCAGAAGACAGTGGTGGCACGTCACCGGGCACTTGGAGCCATAGCTCTACCAGTGGTGCAGAGCGCTGGAACAGCTTCGTCGATACCTTCAATCTGCAAAAGCCGAGCGGAGCCCCCGCTTACTGGAGCTCGGATCCACAGCAGACCGGTTGGAAACAGAAAAGCATCTACTTCCTGCCCAGCTGCAGCTACCACGAACCCAAGGGACGATCGGGAGGGGAGAACTTCGGCATTCTGGCGCAGATACCCGTGTTGGTGGATTAA
- a CDS encoding helix-turn-helix transcriptional regulator: MSTHAYVLVVLRTLNEPGEKDYITALRQKGYHIEFVSVDQDPLPILLSHPPIVACFEYDYPDLQGLADLRQAKQRAASVPLLMITQAHSESLAVWAFRARVWDYFVQPVDLTRFMAVVASLYQLRSLNPCPQARKQAADVANQIPPEARLRCSTTNSQQVQLERAISYIEQHLHHKLAQAEVAAQCGVTSFQLSRLFRKLTGNTFQGFLLERRIDEAKRLLANPRTSITDVCFSVGFRDLSYFTRTFQKHVGHTPTLYRQTLNLPVPASTSAATTAPMSIHTGESLTPVRRPLLDLGRSQGVTCGQELSS; the protein is encoded by the coding sequence ATGTCCACTCATGCCTACGTTCTCGTCGTACTACGCACACTGAATGAGCCTGGAGAAAAAGACTATATCACCGCACTGAGGCAAAAGGGTTACCACATTGAGTTCGTCAGCGTAGATCAGGACCCTCTGCCTATCCTGCTGTCTCATCCCCCCATCGTGGCCTGCTTCGAGTATGACTATCCCGATCTGCAGGGCCTGGCCGACCTGAGGCAGGCCAAGCAGCGTGCCGCCTCGGTGCCTTTGCTGATGATCACCCAGGCACATTCGGAAAGCCTCGCAGTGTGGGCCTTTCGCGCCCGGGTCTGGGATTATTTCGTGCAGCCCGTCGATCTAACCCGGTTCATGGCCGTGGTGGCAAGCCTCTATCAGCTGCGCTCGCTCAATCCCTGCCCCCAGGCCAGGAAACAGGCGGCGGATGTCGCCAACCAGATTCCTCCCGAAGCGCGACTGCGCTGCAGTACCACCAACAGCCAGCAGGTCCAGTTGGAGCGGGCCATCAGCTATATCGAGCAGCATCTTCATCACAAACTGGCGCAGGCCGAAGTGGCCGCACAGTGCGGTGTCACTTCGTTCCAGCTCAGCCGGCTGTTTCGCAAGCTCACCGGCAATACCTTCCAGGGGTTCCTGCTCGAAAGGCGTATCGACGAAGCCAAGCGCCTGCTGGCCAACCCGCGCACCTCGATCACCGATGTCTGTTTCAGCGTCGGCTTCCGCGATCTCTCCTACTTTACGCGCACTTTCCAGAAGCATGTCGGCCATACGCCGACGCTCTATCGCCAGACACTGAACCTGCCGGTGCCAGCCAGCACATCCGCCGCCACGACAGCGCCGATGTCTATACACACAGGCGAGTCATTGACGCCGGTACGCCGCCCCCTGCTCGACCTGGGTCGCTCTCAGGGCGTGACCTGCGGCCAAGAGCTTTCGTCCTGA
- a CDS encoding NAD(P)/FAD-dependent oxidoreductase: MPSQGYDVVIVGAGAAGLMCALTAGYAGRRVLVLDHANKPGKKILMSGGGRCNFTNLGTSPANFFSANPHFCISALKRYRPEHFVELVERHGLDYVEKAPGQLFCAHSAKELLDVLLTECEWAGVELRLKSAVERIETAGEGMRLETSAGRIEAGAVVIATGGLSIPTMGATGFGYDVARQFGLEVTATRPALVPFTLTSQWKARAADLAGVACEVAVSAVRDGQRLGPGRERRYREPMLFTHRGLSGPGMLQVSSYWQPGDELEIDLFPGLDLSAALAEARQATPRRQLSTWLAERLPRRLAQALVEWHGEDPILAEFSNARIAAWRERLGAWRLKPAGTEGWRTAEVTLGGVDTRSISSQDFSVEGLPQLRFIGEVLDVTGELGGYNFQWAWASGVACGSSL; encoded by the coding sequence ATGCCGTCTCAAGGATACGATGTCGTGATCGTCGGCGCGGGCGCTGCCGGACTGATGTGCGCCCTCACGGCGGGTTACGCCGGGCGGCGGGTGCTGGTTCTCGATCATGCCAACAAGCCTGGCAAGAAGATCCTCATGTCCGGGGGCGGGCGCTGCAACTTCACCAACCTGGGCACGTCGCCCGCCAATTTCTTCTCCGCCAACCCTCACTTCTGCATCTCGGCCCTGAAGCGCTATCGCCCGGAGCACTTCGTCGAGCTGGTGGAGCGCCATGGCCTCGATTACGTGGAGAAGGCGCCGGGTCAGCTGTTCTGTGCACACTCCGCCAAGGAGCTGCTCGACGTGCTGCTCACCGAATGCGAGTGGGCCGGGGTGGAACTGCGCCTGAAGAGTGCCGTGGAACGCATCGAGACCGCAGGCGAGGGCATGCGGCTCGAGACGTCCGCCGGCCGCATCGAAGCGGGGGCGGTAGTGATCGCCACCGGCGGACTCTCGATCCCCACCATGGGAGCAACCGGCTTCGGCTATGACGTTGCCCGCCAGTTCGGGTTGGAGGTGACCGCAACGCGCCCAGCGCTGGTTCCTTTTACCCTGACCTCGCAGTGGAAGGCGCGGGCGGCCGATCTGGCCGGGGTGGCCTGCGAGGTGGCGGTGAGCGCGGTGCGCGACGGCCAGCGGCTGGGGCCGGGGCGCGAGCGGCGCTATCGCGAGCCGATGCTGTTCACCCACCGTGGCCTCTCCGGCCCCGGCATGCTGCAGGTCTCGAGCTACTGGCAGCCCGGCGACGAACTCGAGATCGACCTGTTTCCCGGGCTGGACCTGTCCGCTGCGCTCGCAGAGGCTCGCCAGGCGACACCGCGCCGCCAGCTTTCGACCTGGCTCGCGGAGCGTCTGCCCCGGCGCCTGGCCCAGGCGCTGGTCGAGTGGCACGGCGAAGACCCCATCCTGGCGGAGTTCTCCAATGCCCGTATCGCGGCGTGGCGGGAGCGACTAGGCGCCTGGCGCCTCAAGCCCGCCGGCACCGAAGGCTGGCGTACCGCCGAGGTCACCCTGGGTGGCGTCGACACCCGCTCGATCTCATCACAGGATTTCAGCGTCGAGGGGCTGCCCCAACTGCGCTTCATCGGCGAGGTGCTCGACGTTACCGGCGAACTCGGCGGCTACAACTTCCAGTGGGCCTGGGCTTCCGGCGTGGCCTGTGGGAGCTCTCTCTGA
- the egtB gene encoding ergothioneine biosynthesis protein EgtB has product MSLSARQWETPDTLHTKEWLRRYQRIRQASERLCQPLCTEDYVIQSMDDVSPPKWHLAHVTWFFEAFILVPFQPRYRSLDPVYDHLFNSYYETHGVPFPRPRRGTLSRPTVADVYRFRAHVDAAMVELLESPPPEHAAEIMRRVELGLHHEQQHQELLLMDIKHILAQNPLCPGYRDDLTPAPAEPPGELAWLEHAAGIREIGHDLQTGFAYDNEGPVHRQFLEAFRLANRPVTNAEFLAFIEDGGYSRPELWLSDGWQQVGQADWQAPLYWVQRDGEWYHFTLGGLRRVDPHAPVVHVSFFEADAYARWAGARLPSEAEWEVAAREAAGNVMHGNFVESGHLQPVAASPGADAASQLFGDVWEWTGSAYRPYPGFRTLPGTLGEYNGKFMSGQMVLRGGCCATPADHIRATYRNFFPPHARWAFSGLRLAREA; this is encoded by the coding sequence ATGTCCCTCTCTGCCCGCCAGTGGGAAACCCCGGATACCCTGCACACCAAGGAGTGGCTGAGACGCTACCAGCGCATACGCCAGGCCTCCGAGCGGCTGTGCCAGCCGCTGTGTACCGAGGACTACGTGATCCAGAGCATGGATGACGTCAGCCCGCCGAAGTGGCATCTCGCCCACGTCACCTGGTTCTTCGAAGCCTTCATTCTTGTTCCCTTCCAGCCCCGCTATCGCTCGCTCGATCCCGTTTACGATCACCTCTTCAACTCCTACTACGAAACCCACGGCGTGCCGTTTCCGCGGCCCCGGCGCGGAACGCTGTCGCGTCCCACGGTGGCTGACGTCTACCGCTTTCGCGCCCATGTCGACGCAGCCATGGTGGAGCTGCTCGAATCGCCTCCGCCCGAACATGCCGCGGAGATCATGCGCCGCGTCGAGCTGGGGTTGCACCATGAGCAGCAGCACCAGGAGCTGCTGCTCATGGACATCAAGCACATCCTGGCCCAGAACCCGCTGTGCCCGGGGTACCGTGACGACCTGACGCCAGCGCCGGCGGAGCCCCCGGGTGAACTGGCCTGGCTCGAGCATGCCGCCGGCATTCGCGAGATCGGCCACGACCTGCAAACGGGCTTCGCCTACGACAACGAGGGGCCGGTTCACCGCCAGTTCCTCGAGGCGTTCCGGTTGGCCAATCGTCCCGTGACCAACGCGGAGTTCCTTGCCTTCATCGAGGATGGCGGTTACTCCCGCCCCGAGCTGTGGCTCTCCGACGGTTGGCAGCAGGTCGGCCAGGCGGATTGGCAGGCGCCGCTGTATTGGGTCCAGCGTGACGGCGAGTGGTATCACTTCACCCTGGGCGGGTTGCGTCGGGTGGATCCGCATGCGCCTGTCGTGCATGTCAGCTTCTTCGAAGCGGATGCCTACGCCCGCTGGGCCGGGGCGCGGCTGCCCAGCGAGGCGGAGTGGGAGGTGGCGGCTCGCGAAGCGGCCGGTAACGTCATGCACGGTAACTTCGTCGAAAGCGGTCACCTGCAGCCGGTCGCAGCGTCGCCAGGTGCGGATGCCGCCAGCCAGCTGTTCGGCGATGTCTGGGAGTGGACCGGCAGTGCCTACCGGCCCTATCCAGGCTTTCGGACCCTGCCGGGCACCCTCGGGGAGTACAACGGCAAGTTCATGTCCGGGCAGATGGTGCTGCGGGGAGGTTGCTGCGCCACGCCGGCCGATCATATCCGTGCGACCTATCGCAACTTCTTTCCCCCTCATGCCCGCTGGGCATTTTCCGGTTTACGGCTCGCCAGGGAGGCCTGA
- the egtD gene encoding L-histidine N(alpha)-methyltransferase: MESAVRFHDHHLPEVAGSLHEELLTGLTATPKYASPKFFYDRRGSELFDAICEQPEYYPTRTEEAILRAAAADIAEVVGRDATLIELGSGASRKVRLLLEALHPACYLGVDISREFLLESTHRLAADYPWLEVHAACADLTHPMRWPDGLSGERPVAFFPGSSIGNFTPEEAESFLRGLSQLLPTGGGLLIGVDLIKDRAILDAAYNDAAGVTAAFNLNLLERLRREFEAEVEPQAFRHRAFYNELDSRIEMHLVSLYDQAMHLAGERIEFTAGESLHTENSYKYSITGFCELAGRAGFEPRAHWTDRDALFCILYLERAA; this comes from the coding sequence ATGGAGTCTGCCGTCCGCTTTCACGACCACCACCTGCCCGAGGTGGCGGGTTCGCTGCACGAGGAGCTGTTGACGGGGCTGACCGCCACGCCGAAGTATGCCTCGCCAAAGTTCTTCTACGACCGCCGCGGCTCGGAGCTGTTCGATGCCATCTGCGAGCAGCCCGAGTACTACCCGACCCGTACGGAGGAGGCCATCCTGCGCGCTGCCGCGGCCGACATTGCCGAAGTGGTGGGGCGCGATGCCACGCTGATCGAGCTGGGCAGCGGTGCGAGTCGCAAGGTCAGGTTACTGCTCGAGGCACTGCATCCGGCCTGCTATCTCGGCGTGGACATCTCCCGCGAGTTCCTGCTCGAAAGCACCCACCGGCTGGCGGCGGATTATCCCTGGCTGGAAGTTCACGCCGCCTGTGCCGACCTGACGCATCCCATGCGCTGGCCGGACGGCCTGTCGGGCGAGCGTCCGGTGGCTTTCTTTCCTGGCTCCAGCATCGGCAACTTCACGCCCGAGGAGGCCGAGAGCTTCCTGCGTGGGCTGAGTCAACTGCTGCCTACCGGCGGGGGACTGCTGATCGGCGTCGACCTGATCAAGGATCGGGCGATTCTCGATGCCGCCTACAACGATGCCGCCGGTGTGACCGCCGCCTTCAATCTCAACCTGCTGGAGCGGTTGCGTCGTGAATTCGAGGCCGAGGTGGAGCCGCAGGCGTTTCGTCACCGGGCCTTCTACAACGAACTCGACTCCCGAATCGAGATGCACCTGGTGAGTTTGTACGACCAGGCCATGCACCTGGCCGGAGAGCGGATCGAGTTCACCGCCGGGGAGAGCCTGCACACCGAGAACTCCTACAAATACAGCATTACCGGGTTTTGCGAGCTGGCCGGGCGCGCCGGCTTCGAACCACGTGCGCACTGGACCGATCGCGACGCGCTGTTCTGCATCCTCTACCTGGAGCGAGCGGCCTGA
- a CDS encoding TetR/AcrR family transcriptional regulator — translation MTMIAIQDSSESQGSAFADRVVDEAVRQAEERGWQAVRLSEVARSLELPMSVVLERFRDIDAVANAWFERGWRAMLAEKPDTFDDWPERVRIEHCLQAWFDTFAPHRRVTVQMLRTKAHLPHLHTWVPLVFDLSRTVQWLREAARLEARYGTRRAQVEEMALTSLFLAALAVWSTDTSEGQRRTRRFIEKRLKRGESCMKWVPGWGAGASAITPKHSFRPASRQALSAAAGGSAAPG, via the coding sequence ATGACCATGATCGCGATTCAGGATTCCTCCGAGTCTCAGGGCAGCGCATTCGCCGACCGTGTCGTCGACGAGGCCGTGCGTCAGGCCGAGGAGCGGGGTTGGCAGGCGGTGCGTCTCTCCGAGGTGGCGCGCAGCCTGGAGCTGCCCATGTCCGTGGTGCTGGAGCGTTTTCGCGACATCGATGCCGTGGCCAATGCCTGGTTCGAGCGCGGCTGGCGCGCGATGCTGGCCGAGAAGCCCGATACCTTCGACGACTGGCCCGAGCGGGTGCGTATCGAGCACTGCCTGCAGGCTTGGTTCGACACCTTCGCGCCCCACCGGCGCGTCACCGTGCAGATGCTGCGTACCAAGGCCCATCTGCCGCATCTGCACACCTGGGTACCGCTGGTCTTCGACCTTTCGCGCACCGTACAGTGGCTGCGTGAGGCGGCCCGGCTCGAGGCCCGCTATGGCACTCGCCGTGCACAGGTCGAGGAGATGGCCCTGACCAGCCTGTTCCTGGCGGCACTGGCGGTATGGTCGACGGATACCAGCGAAGGCCAACGGCGCACCCGGCGCTTCATCGAGAAGCGTCTCAAGCGCGGCGAGAGCTGCATGAAGTGGGTGCCGGGATGGGGCGCCGGCGCGAGCGCCATCACGCCGAAGCACAGCTTTAGGCCCGCCAGTCGGCAGGCTCTCAGCGCAGCTGCTGGAGGATCCGCCGCGCCCGGTTGA
- a CDS encoding YqjK family protein: MNRRATDRERRAGQSRAQRKAELIAAIEQQRIDILVAAERWRHASASLDAGWQQLRRYRGLIYLAGGALLLGSLRRPGSLLRIAKQAAAGGLLLNRARRILQQLR, translated from the coding sequence GTGAATCGCCGCGCCACTGACCGCGAACGCCGCGCCGGGCAGTCCCGCGCCCAGCGCAAGGCCGAACTCATCGCCGCCATCGAGCAGCAGCGCATCGACATCCTGGTCGCAGCAGAGCGCTGGCGGCATGCCTCCGCATCGCTCGATGCGGGTTGGCAGCAGCTCAGACGCTATCGGGGGCTGATCTACCTGGCCGGCGGCGCCCTGCTGCTGGGCAGCCTGCGCCGCCCCGGCTCACTGCTGCGCATCGCCAAGCAAGCCGCCGCTGGCGGCCTGCTGCTCAACCGGGCGCGGCGGATCCTCCAGCAGCTGCGCTGA
- a CDS encoding phage holin family protein: MASGEGPVQRLFGISKRLLASLLATGETRLRLAVVELEEERARLVTLLLLLGLSLVMLLLGLGMLALLVVVLFWETHRLAAIIISAAVLLGGGIVIALLSLRLARRHTLLKDTLAQLALDRQLIEDHRESPRH, encoded by the coding sequence ATGGCGTCCGGCGAAGGCCCGGTACAACGACTGTTCGGTATCAGCAAGCGCCTGCTAGCCAGCCTGTTAGCCACCGGCGAGACGCGCTTGCGTCTCGCCGTGGTGGAGCTCGAAGAGGAACGGGCCCGACTGGTCACGCTGCTATTGCTGTTGGGCTTGAGCCTGGTCATGCTGCTGCTGGGGCTGGGCATGCTGGCCCTGCTGGTGGTGGTGCTGTTCTGGGAGACTCATCGCCTGGCGGCCATCATCATCAGTGCAGCGGTCCTGCTTGGCGGCGGTATCGTCATCGCCCTGCTCAGCCTGCGCCTGGCCCGGCGTCATACCTTGCTGAAGGATACCCTGGCTCAGCTTGCGCTGGATCGTCAGTTGATCGAGGACCACCGTGAATCGCCGCGCCACTGA
- a CDS encoding DUF883 family protein → MASRTPHTDDTARQLKEDLHQLSRTIEELVSATADDSRSNIKELRERAEKRLKETRERLEARGERLYGEARDSLHHQADACDRYVHENPWTSIGIGAAVGVVIGMLIGRR, encoded by the coding sequence ATGGCATCTCGCACCCCGCATACCGACGATACCGCTCGGCAGTTGAAGGAAGACCTGCACCAGCTCAGCCGAACCATCGAAGAGCTGGTCAGTGCCACCGCCGACGATTCCCGCAGCAACATCAAGGAGCTTCGCGAGCGTGCCGAGAAGCGGCTGAAGGAGACCCGCGAGCGGCTCGAGGCCCGCGGTGAGCGACTCTACGGTGAAGCTCGCGACTCCCTGCACCACCAGGCCGATGCCTGCGACCGCTACGTGCACGAGAACCCCTGGACCAGCATCGGCATCGGTGCTGCCGTGGGCGTGGTCATCGGCATGCTCATCGGGCGTCGCTGA
- a CDS encoding phospholipase A — protein sequence MHCRSSFKVLLALLLAGTAGTAMAQEGRLTAEERAAIEARIETLGQELDSLRQQLTQDRLQSGERRLGLGEVITIASEQELQSVEERRQLERASLRNPFSITAHKRNYLLPLNYDRRPNEEIFGDVDRDGTPDRAEVKFQFSAKFNLLENVFGQHGGDLYFAYTQRSWWQAYNTDSSSPFRETNYEPEFFVDFENRWSLLGWTNINNRVSFNHQSNGRSDPLSRSWNRVILESTFYKDDWLISVAPHWRVPESDGDDDNPDIERYMGYGDITVAHRLGDSEVSLQWHGNPSAGNMGTRLDYSWPLWGNVRGHLQYFYGYGDSMIDYNHRTQRIGIGFSLNPIFSGSGTLVPE from the coding sequence ATGCATTGCCGTTCATCCTTCAAGGTCCTTCTCGCCCTGCTGCTGGCAGGGACCGCCGGTACTGCCATGGCCCAGGAGGGCCGGCTCACTGCGGAGGAACGTGCCGCAATAGAAGCGCGCATCGAAACGCTTGGCCAGGAGCTGGATTCGTTGCGCCAGCAGCTGACCCAGGACCGGCTGCAATCGGGTGAGCGCCGCCTCGGCCTGGGCGAGGTGATTACCATCGCCTCGGAGCAAGAGCTGCAATCCGTGGAGGAGCGTCGCCAGCTCGAGCGCGCCTCGTTGCGCAACCCGTTCTCGATCACTGCCCACAAGCGCAACTATCTCCTCCCGCTGAACTACGACCGGCGGCCCAACGAGGAGATCTTCGGCGATGTCGACCGGGACGGGACGCCTGACCGCGCCGAGGTCAAATTCCAGTTCAGCGCCAAGTTCAATCTTCTCGAGAACGTGTTCGGCCAACATGGCGGCGACCTCTATTTTGCCTACACCCAGCGCAGCTGGTGGCAGGCCTACAATACCGACTCCTCCTCGCCCTTCCGCGAGACCAACTACGAGCCGGAGTTCTTTGTCGATTTCGAAAATCGCTGGTCGCTGCTGGGCTGGACCAATATCAACAACAGGGTGAGCTTCAACCACCAGTCCAACGGTCGCTCCGATCCGCTGTCGCGCAGCTGGAACCGGGTCATTCTCGAGTCCACTTTCTACAAGGACGACTGGCTGATCAGTGTGGCACCGCATTGGCGGGTACCGGAGTCGGATGGCGACGACGACAATCCCGATATCGAGCGCTACATGGGCTATGGCGATATCACCGTCGCCCACCGCCTCGGCGACAGCGAAGTCAGCCTGCAGTGGCATGGCAATCCCAGCGCCGGGAACATGGGCACGCGCCTGGACTATTCCTGGCCGCTGTGGGGTAACGTCCGTGGCCACCTGCAATATTTCTACGGCTATGGCGACAGCATGATCGACTACAATCACCGGACCCAGCGTATCGGCATCGGCTTCAGCCTCAACCCCATCTTCTCGGGCAGCGGCACCCTGGTCCCGGAATGA